From Microbacterium pseudoresistens, the proteins below share one genomic window:
- the argG gene encoding argininosuccinate synthase, whose translation MSKVLQSLPVGEKVGIAFSGGLDTSVAVAWMRDKGAVPYTYTGDLGQYDEDDIDSIPGRALEYGAEASRLIDCKTALVEEGFVALSCGAFHIRSGGKTYFNTTPIGRAVTGTLLVRAMREDGVDIWGDGSTYKGNDIERFYRYGLLANPRLRIYKPWLDADFVTELGGRQEMSEWLVAHGFPYRDSAEKAYSTDANIWGATHEAKTLEHLDVSLETVDPIMGVKYWDDTVAIATEDVTVTFEGGRPVALNGTEYADPVALVDEANAIGGRHGLGMSDQIENRIIEAKSRGIYEAPGMALLFIAYERLVNGILNEDTLATYHEQGRRLGRLMYEGRWLEPQSLMLRESIQRWVGSTISGTVTLRLRRGDDWTILDTTSPNLSYGPEKLSMERVGDAAFGPVDRIGQLTMRNLDIADSRARLEQYAGLGLVGGATGELVGRVTAGEAGEITGAVEGSLAETDEAFADAVDSASEGAAFDSGTD comes from the coding sequence ATGTCCAAGGTCCTCCAGTCCCTCCCCGTCGGCGAGAAGGTCGGCATCGCGTTCTCCGGGGGCCTCGACACCTCCGTGGCCGTCGCGTGGATGCGCGACAAGGGCGCCGTGCCGTACACCTACACGGGCGATCTCGGCCAGTACGACGAGGACGACATCGACTCGATCCCCGGTCGTGCGCTGGAGTACGGCGCCGAGGCCTCACGGCTGATCGACTGCAAGACGGCGCTCGTCGAAGAGGGCTTCGTCGCCCTCTCCTGCGGCGCGTTCCACATCCGCTCCGGCGGCAAGACGTACTTCAACACCACGCCCATCGGCCGCGCCGTGACCGGCACGCTGCTCGTACGCGCCATGCGCGAGGACGGCGTGGACATCTGGGGCGACGGCTCCACCTACAAGGGCAACGACATCGAGCGGTTCTACCGCTACGGCCTGCTCGCCAACCCGCGCCTGCGTATCTACAAGCCCTGGCTCGACGCCGACTTCGTCACCGAGCTGGGCGGGCGTCAGGAGATGAGCGAGTGGCTCGTCGCGCACGGGTTTCCGTACCGCGACTCGGCCGAGAAGGCGTACTCGACGGATGCGAACATCTGGGGCGCCACGCACGAGGCGAAGACCCTGGAGCACCTCGACGTGTCGCTGGAGACCGTCGACCCGATCATGGGCGTGAAGTACTGGGACGACACGGTCGCCATCGCGACCGAGGACGTCACCGTCACGTTCGAGGGCGGGCGCCCCGTCGCCCTCAACGGCACGGAGTACGCCGACCCGGTGGCGCTCGTCGACGAGGCCAACGCGATCGGCGGGCGTCACGGCCTGGGCATGAGCGACCAGATCGAGAACCGCATCATCGAGGCGAAGTCGCGCGGCATCTACGAGGCCCCCGGCATGGCACTGCTGTTCATCGCATATGAGCGCCTCGTCAACGGCATCCTCAACGAAGACACCCTCGCCACCTACCACGAGCAGGGACGGCGCCTGGGCCGCCTCATGTACGAGGGCCGCTGGCTGGAGCCGCAGTCGCTCATGCTGCGCGAGTCGATCCAGCGCTGGGTCGGATCCACGATCTCGGGCACGGTCACGCTGCGTCTGCGCCGCGGCGACGACTGGACGATCCTCGACACGACCAGCCCGAACCTCTCCTACGGCCCCGAGAAGCTGTCGATGGAGCGCGTCGGCGATGCGGCCTTCGGCCCGGTCGACCGCATTGGTCAGCTCACGATGCGCAACCTCGACATCGCAGACTCGCGGGCCCGCCTGGAGCAGTACGCCGGCCTCGGCCTGGTCGGCGGCGCCACGGGCGAGCTCGTGGGCCGCGTGACCGCGGGCGAGGCCGGCGAGATCACCGGTGCCGTGGAGGGCTCGCTCGCCGAGACGGATGAGGCGTTCGCCGACGCGGTCGACTCGGCATCCGAGGGCGCCGCCTTCGACTCCGGCACCGACTGA
- a CDS encoding TetR family transcriptional regulator: MTTTAEPRRQRRDAAENRAGILAAARRALAADPHASIDEIARAAGLSRRALYGHFDDRGALVRELVRSGAQRFNAVAARIDETDARLALARLAAELWREAAHVRLAAALALDEAHLEETAAALAPLRRTVAAIVRSGQEAETLRADITAPALARLIEETARMVVTRADPSSAVGGIAVRAVLSMAGLSWQDVDALMRAHPALLSTSASEREEPRS, encoded by the coding sequence GTGACCACGACAGCCGAACCCCGCCGGCAGCGCCGAGACGCGGCCGAGAACCGCGCCGGCATCCTCGCCGCCGCTCGCCGCGCCCTCGCCGCCGACCCGCACGCCTCGATCGACGAGATCGCACGCGCGGCGGGCCTCAGCCGCCGCGCGCTGTACGGGCACTTCGACGATCGCGGCGCGCTCGTGCGCGAGCTGGTGCGCTCGGGCGCGCAACGGTTCAACGCCGTCGCCGCGCGGATCGACGAGACCGATGCCCGACTCGCCCTCGCCCGCCTGGCCGCCGAGCTGTGGCGCGAAGCCGCGCACGTGCGCCTCGCCGCCGCTCTCGCGCTCGACGAGGCGCACCTCGAAGAGACCGCCGCCGCTCTCGCCCCGCTGCGCCGCACCGTCGCCGCGATCGTGCGGTCGGGGCAGGAGGCCGAGACCCTGCGTGCCGACATCACCGCGCCCGCGCTCGCCCGTCTCATCGAAGAGACCGCCCGGATGGTCGTGACGCGCGCAGACCCGTCGTCGGCCGTGGGCGGCATCGCGGTGCGCGCCGTGCTGAGCATGGCCGGGTTGTCTTGGCAGGATGTGGATGCGCTGATGCGCGCGCATCCGGCTCTGCTGTCCACGAGCGCGTCGGAGCGCGAGGAGCCTCGGTCATGA